The Sphingobium sp. TKS genomic interval ATCACTGCGATCCATGTGCCCGGTGATATGGCTGATCTTCATTCAGTGGTGCAACCGCGGGCAACATCCGCTCTCCAGGCTCTTTCTGTCGCGACGATTTTGCAGATACCACACGCCGCTTTGCGATCGGCGACTGCGCGATATCCCGCCATCGCTGAGATTTTGTGGCGGGACTGTATGGCTGATGCAGCGATACTCTCACAGTGGATCGTGAACGTCGGCAGGCGTGACGCAAAGGCGCGCATCGCACATCTGCTTTGCGAGCTGGCCTTCAGGCTTGGGGCGCCTGTAGGCCATGGCTCATTCTCGTTTCCGTTCCAGGTAACCCAGATGCAGCTTGCCGACGCCACGGGGCTGACCAGCGTCCATGTGAACCGCGTCCTCAAGAGCCTGCGTGAAGGCGGCCTGGCCGAGGTTGGCCGGCTTGAGGTCACCGTGCGCGACTGGGACAGGCTACGGGCTGCGGGCGAATTCAACCCGAACTATCTACAGGCGGACATCAAGCCGCATGAGAGATTGCGGATCGTGCAGTCCTCACATGCCGTGACCTGAACGGGAAGGGCACCGGCGAGTAGCTGTCGAAGGAGCAAGCGTGGCGGATTCTTTCCCGTGCCTATCCCTTGGGGACCGCAGGAGCGCTCTCGTTCAAGCGGATAGGGCCATAATTGAACAGCGCCGCGCGTGCCTGGGATCGGTCTCCCCTGCCTATCGTTGAAGCGCAAGGCGGCCTCTGCCCTGATGGTCAGGGTCAATGCCTGCGCACGAACTCGGCCCTCAGAACCAGTCCCTTGATGCCTTCGAAGCGGCAGTCGATCTCCTGCGCGTCGCCAGTGAGCCTGATGGATTTGATCACGGTTCCCTTGCGCAGCGTCTGCCCGGCGCCCTTGACCTTCAGATCCTTGATCGTGATGACGCTGTCGCCGTTGGCCAGAAGGTTTCCGGCGGAATCGCGGACCTCGACGCGGTCGGCATGCTGGGCCTTGGCGGCAGCCTCGCCAGCGGAGATCCATTCGCCTGAAGCTTCATCATAGACATAGTCGTCGTTCGTTGGCGTCATCTTCAAAAAATCCTGTTTGCCGGTCAGTTGAGGCGCTCGGCCGCGGCTGAGGGTGCCGTGGCGATTGCTGTTGCAACGCGCAGGGCGTCGGAGAAATCATCGCTGAAGAGGATATGCTGGCCCGCTGGACCCAGTGAAATCCGCTCGAGCATCGCCAGGGGCTGTGCCTGGATACCTGAAACGATGATCTGCGTGCCGGCTGACGCTGCCTGCCGCACGATGTCCTCGATCGTCGCTACGCCACTGGCATCGAGCAGCGGCACCCGCCGCATGCGAAGAATGATGATCTTGGGCGGCGGCCCGACCCGCCGCAGCGTATCGAGCAGTTCATTGGCGACGCCGAAGAAAAGGGGACCGTCGATACGGAATACCTCGACGCCCGCAGGGAGTGCGTCGCGCTGATGGATGTCTTCCCCATCCTCCGACGGCGTCGCCATTTCGCTGCTGTCGTTCGCGATCTCCACAGCCTGGCTCATGCGCATCATGAAAAGGAGCGAGGCGAGCGTGACGCCCACCCCGATTGCGACGGTGAGATCCACAAGGACCGTGAGCCCAAAAGTCAGCAGCAGCAAGGCGCGATCGCCATTGGGCATGCGCAGCAACTGGATGAAGCGATGATGTTCGCTCATGCCCCATGCGACCATGAACAGGATGGCGGCGAGCGCGGCCAGGGGCACATAGGCCATCAGATCTGACGCGAACAGGATGAACAGGAGCAGGAACAGCGCATGCATCATGCCGGACACAGGCGTGATGGCGCCAGCCTTTATGTTGGTGGCCGTCCGGGCAATGGCGCCCGTCGCGGGCAGGCCGCCGAACAATGCCGACGCGATGTTCGCCATCCCCTGACCCACCAGTTCCTGATTGGGCCGATGGCGTGAGCCGATCATCCCATCGGCCACAACCGCCGAGAGGAGAGCCTCGATCCCGGCGAGAAAGGCGATGGTGAAAGCCGACGGCAGGACCGCCCGGACCTTGGCCAGAGAAAAGTCGGGCAACCCGGGAGCGGGGAGCCCCGCTGACAGGTCCGGAAAGCGCGAGCCGATTGTCTCCACGGGCAGATGGAGAAGCGCGACGGCTGCTGCGGCGAGTATAACGGCGATGAGGAAGCCGGGTAAACGCGGCGCCCATTTTCGAAGGGCTATGATCAGCGCGAGCGACGCCGCACCCATCGTCACGGTGAGGACCTGGAGGCTGTCGCGCGCAGCGAAATAGGCTCCCCATTTCGGCAGGAAATCGGCGGGAACGCTTTCCATCGACAGGCCAAGGAAATCCTTGACCTGGCTCGATGCGATGATGACAGCGATGCCCGCGGTGAAGCCCGTCACCACCGGCTGCGGGATGAAGCGCACGAGGCTGCCCAGGCCTGCATAGCCGGCGATGATCAGCATCACCCCCGCCATCAGTGTCGCGAGCAGCAGACCGTCATAGCCATGTTGCGCGATGACGCTGAAGATAACGACGACGAAGGCGCCGGTTGGTCCTCCGACCTGAACCCGTGAGCCACCCAGCGCCGAGATCAGGAAACCGGCAATGACAGCCGTGACAAGCCCCTTGTCGGGCGATGCGCCGCTTGCGATCGCCAGCGCCATGGCCAGGGGGAGGGCGACGATCGCAACGGTGAGGCCGGCAATGGAGTCGCGCCGCAGCCGGTCTACCGAATAGCCCTCGTGCAGGACTGTGACGAGCTTTGGTGTAAAAGCGATGAGCCGCTCATCAGCACGCATCGTCTTGCGCCGTTTGATCGAACAGAACCGAGGGTATGTGCCTGGTCTGTCCGCCGGCAGCTGTTTCCTTCAGCCGCACGCCGCGTCCTGCGCCGCTGCTCTGCGCATTCTCTCCTATGATCTCGATCCCTGCCGATTCAATCGCGTTGATGACCTTGACCAGGGTATCGACCACGCTTCGCACTTGCCCGTCTGACGCTTCCATCCGCTGGATCGTCGGCAGGGAGACACCCGCCAGCGCGGCGAGCTGGCGTTGATCGATGCCGAGCAGGGCCCGCGCAGCTCGCATTTGTTGGGACGTGATCATGATCGATATATGATGTATAAGACATCAAATTACAATCTTCAACACCATATGTTCGATGTGATATACAGATACTAGTTCATCATTGATCTTCATACAGGCCTGAATGGCAATGCTGAAAGAGGCCGGGTGGCCAGAGTGCCGCACGGGTGACCCGGGAGAACCGATCAGGAAATGCGCGGGGAACAGGGGCGGAGGAATGGGGAAAGAAAAGCACGCGCTTGCCGAGGTGGCCTTGCGCGACATGGTGCAGGGGCTTGCGCAATGGTTGCGCGGTGATCTCGATGCCCTGGACCTGGCGCGTGGGGAGCGCGCCCAAGATGCCCTGGTGGGGATGAACGCGGCGCTCCACGTAAAAGGCGAGACATGAAAGTCCATCCCTGTATCGAGTTTCTGGAAACGCAGCAGCGCCGATTTGCTGAATTTTGCTCCCGGGAAAGGGTTCGTCGCTCGTTGACCCGGGAGGAGGAAGCGCTTTTCGATCGTATAAGCCGGGCCAATCATCGGAATATGGCAACATGGCGGGCCAGGTTGGCCGGGCTATAGGTTCCTCGACCTGGCCCGGCCGGTGGAAAGTCGGGTGCCGCTCGGCGCTCAGGCCGGGGCGTCATCGGGGGTTTTGGCGCGGGAGGCGGTTCCTGCCAACAACAGCCCGATATCGCGCCGTTTGTCCATCAGGTCGCCGAGCGAGTAGCGATCCAGCACGCTAAGGAAGGCGCAAAGAGCCTCCTTCAGTACGCCCGTCATGCTGCAGGCGGGCGCGATCACGCAGCTTGCGCAATCAACAAGGTCAAATCCACCCTCGGTATGGCGCACAAGCGTGCCGATATTGATTTCCTGAGGCGCCTTGCCAAGGCGAATGCCGCCGCCCCGCCCGCGAACGCTTTCGACATATCCCGCGCGAGCCAGGTCATTGACCACCTTCATCAGGTGATTTTGCGAGATGCGATAGGCCTTCGCGACCTCCGCGATCGAACACAGATGATCGGGCCGCGCCGCGAGATAGAGCAGCACGCGCATAGAATAATCCGTAAACAGCGTGAGCTTCATACCCATTCCGAAAGCCGTGATCGGCTTGCGCTAATACTAGGCAATCGCATTGCATCTTTCAAACAAGCGATATAGATGTATTTGTAATGCATGATTGGAGCATGAGTCGTGGACGATGCCTCGAGAATCGACGAAGCGGGTCTCAAGAAGCTGGTGCATGAATTTTACGCCCGCGTGCGCGAAGACGCGGAACTTGGGCCCATCTTCAACGAAGCGGTTCGCGACTGGCCAGATCATCTGGACAAGCTGACGGCCTTCTGGTCATCCGTTATGCTGGGGAGCGGCCGCTACAAGGGGCAACCGGTTCCCGCGCACCTCAAGCATAAGGATCGCATTACCCCCGCCCTTTTTGATCGCTGGCTTGGTCTATGGAACGAGACGACCGGGGCGGTGATGGAGCCTGGAGCCGCCGCCGCGCTTCAGGCCAAGGCGGCGCGCATTGCCGAGAGCTTGCAGCTTGCGATATATTTCCGCCTCGAGGCATCCGAGCGTCGGCCGGCGTCGCGCGCAGGCCGCTTGAGTGGTAAAGAAATTGAGGGGAGCATGCGGCCGTGATGAGTGTCTCACCCTATCGATCGACCCCCGTGTTCGACGAGGACACGTTGCCGGCGGCCCTGCGTGCCCGCCATGATACCAAGGCGGGCGTGTGGGGAGTAATCCGCGTGATCGAGGGGGAGCTTGAACTCACTTTTCTCGATCCGCCTTCCACGAGCCTGTTGACGCCGGGGACGCCCGGCCTGGTCCGGCCGCAACAGCCTCACTTCGTGACCCCGATTGGGGCGATGAAGATGCAGATCGACTTTTACGACCGGCCACCTGCCGATTGAGCTTTGACCCACCCTTCCGTTACGATTGTACAGGAGATGTAGATGACGCAGCCGCTTAGTGACCAGACCATCGCGCTCGTCAAGGCTACCGTTCCCGCGCTGGAGGCCCATGGGCTCGACATCGTCCATGAAATGTATGCGCGAATGTTCCAGAACCCGGAAATCCGCGATCTCTTCAACCAGTCCCATCATGGCGACGCCGGCTCGCAGCCCCGCGCGCTGACCGGCGCGATCCTCGCTTATGCGAGCAACATCGACAATCTGGCCGCCCTGGCGCCAGCGGTTGAACGGATCGCGCAGAAGCATGTCGGGCTTCAGATCCAGCCTGCGCATTATCCGCATGTCGCCGAGGCGCTGCTAGGCGCGATCAAGGCTGTCCTGGGCGATGCCGCGACCGAGGAGATCCTTGCTGCATGGGGCGAAGCCTATTGGTTCCTTGCCCATATCCTCATCGCCCGTGAAGATCGCATCTACACCGATCAGAAGGACACCGCCGGCGGCTGGAACGGATGGCGCGACTTTCAGGTGGACGAAGTCATCCGCGAAAGCAGCGTCATCAGTTCCTTCATCCTGCGGCCCATCGATGGCAGGCCCGTGATGGCGCATCGGCCGGGTCAGTATCTCACCTTCTGGCTCGAAATTCCGGGTCATCCGCCGGTCAAGCGCAACTATTCGATTTCGTCGGCGCCCAACGGCGCGACCTATCGTATCTCGGTAAAGCGCGAGCCCCATGGCCTTGCATCGGGCTGGCTCCATGACGAGGCGAAGGCCGGCACGGTGCTCAAGGTCGCCGCTCCCGCTGGCGAATTCTATCTGAGCGCTCATGTCGAGCGGCCGGTGGTGCTGCTATCGGGCGGCGTGGGCCTCACGCCGATGGTCGCGATGCTGGAGGCGTTGGTAGCCAACGGCACCGACGCGCCTGTCCATTATATCCATGGCACGCACGACAAGGAAACGCATGCCATGCGCGATCATGTCCGCGCGCTCGGCGCCAAGGGCAAGGCCGTTTACGTGACCGACTTCCATCAGACCCCGCTTGCCGGTGAAATCGAGGGCCAGGATTATGACGCGGCGGGCATCATCACCGATGAATGGCTCGTTGCGAACACGCCGGTGGCAGAAGCTGATTACTATATCTGCGGTCCACGGCCGTTCCTGCGCCACGCTGTATCGACATTGTCGCTGGCAGGCGTTCCTGCCAGCCGCATCCATTATGAATTCTTCGGCCCGGCCGATGAGCTGCTGGCGGCCTGATGGACGAAGCATGCGCCTGCATCGCGGTTGGCGGAGCCCGGTAACCCCTGCGAGGGAAAGGGGTGCCAGCACAATGTGTGAAGCAAGGCCTCTGCAAGGGGCAGGGTGAAGTCAGGAACGAGACGGAGAGGATCCTGTCCTCTCCGTCCCCGCCCGCTCGGCGAACTCGTCACCAGTTGGGACGCTGCATTGCCCATGGTGTGACATTCATTTCGGATCCGTTCAAGACGATAAAGGCTTTGCAGAAAATCAAAGATGACAGGGGGCGTCGAGCGCCATTGCATCGGCCCCTTCAGCGAGGGATGATCTTTTGCGGGCGATTGCGAACAGTTCGTCCCCTTGACGACGACGTCGCAGAACGTGCCTCTTCCAGGCGGTGTTCAAGCAACGGCTTCAAGAGCAGGAGGGCATCGCTGCGGAAGGCCTGGTAGACTGCCGGATTTCGTGTTCCCGCCGCAAAAAGTGCCGAACTGCCCTCCACGACGGTGCCGAGAAGATACAGGGCATTGCGAAGGGGGCCGGCGGCCCGCGCGTCAGGTGACACGCCCAGGGCGAGGATGCAGGCTTCGACGGCTTCGTCATAGAGCCGGGTCACCCGATCGGCGATCTGCGGATCGCGGGTGGATGAGGCCCACAGTTCCAGGAAGAGGCCTGCGGTCTGCGCCGCGACTGCATCGTCCAGCAACCAGTCAAGAAGGGGCTCGATCGGTGAACCGGGATTGTCCGAGAGGGACGCTGCAAATGTCCTGAACCGATCGAGATACCGGCTTTCGAGCATATCAAGGACGGCCGCTACAAGGGTAGCCCGGTTAGGATAGTGATGCGTGAGATTGCCATATTTGACGCCGGCGCGGCGTGCGACCTCCTGCAACGTCATCCCGGCAATGCCGTGATCGACGATCACGGCGACCGCGCTTTCCACGATCGTGGAACGGGTTTGATTGCCGGCCCTGTTCTGCCTCACGCGCAAGCGGTCACCTCTGTTCGGATGTATCTGGTGGTTCGCTGTCTGGCACTCCGCCCCTTAATCCGGGCATAACGGGTTCACGCCGATCGCAACAGAACCGCTCTTGAATAAACTGGTATTATTACCTAGAAAACGGCCGCTTCCCATTGGGAAGTGGTCAAAAGGGAGGCTGGATTGAGCAACTTGCAGGGGAACGAGGCCCCGATCTCGTGCCGCAGGCGGCAACGAGCCGCTTGAGAGATCATGCGATGAGCGTTGCATGGACAGATGAGAAGATAGCTGAAGCCGCCGAAGCCTTGATCGCGGTTCATGGTGAGAAGGCTGCTCAGCAAATGATCGACATTTCGCAGGACGAGATTCGCGCGACAGGAAATTGCGATGCCATTCCGCATGATCGGATCATGGCGGAAATCGCGGCCCGGCTTTGCCGGGCGCGGCCGGTGCCGGAATAGCCGGCCTCTCAAACGCAGGCTGGAACGCATGGCATGGTCAGCAGTTCGCATACAGCGGGGGTAAAGTGCTTTGCCTCGAAGCCGTTTTCCATGGCAACGCGGCGCATGCGCCTGATATCTGGACCCTGGCCCGTTGGAATTCGAAACAGACATGCCGCGCATCCTTCTCGTCGATGATGAACGCCTGCTTCTCATGTTGCTCGCCGATATATTGGAAGATGAAGGATTTGACGTCGATATGGCGTCGAATGGCGATGAAGCTCTGGAGCGGGCGCGCTTGTGTCGGCCAGCGCTCATCATCACGGACTTCATGATGCCGGTCATGACCGGGCTCGACCTTGCCCTTTCCATCCGCGCCGATGGGATTCTTCAGGAGATTCCCATCATACTTGTGAGCGGCGCGCAGGCGGCAATCGGGCGCGGCCATCCCGATCTTTTCCAGTCGGTGCTCGACAAGCCTTATCACAAGGATATGTTGGTGAACGAGGTTCGCCGGCTCCTGGCGCAATCTTCGCGGGGGTAGGCCGGCAAATTTCCCATTGGCGGCGCGAGAAGAGGTGCGGTCGGCAGGGCGCGTGCATTCTCAAGCTGACGCAGCGGAAGGCGCACAGGCGCCGTTGGAGCGTGATCCGGTCATGTCCAATGACCATGCTCTCTGTGCCTGGGATTTGCCTGTCTCCCGGCCAGCGGGTGTCCTTGGGACACGCACTAATTGCGCGGTTGCATTACCAGCTGCAAGCCGAGATGAGGGGACGCATTCTTGGGCAGTACCAGTTCAATGTGCCGCCTCACATGGTATAATGGTCCGTCGCCTTCTTCCAGCAGTGTCTCGGTTGCACCGGCTGTCAATATGACCGGTCTGCTGTCGACATACATCCGGGTTCCGGCCGGAACGGTTCCATGTTCCAACATCAGCCTATACCCGCGATAGGCGTTGCAATAGGCGTCGGCATGACCAAGATCGTTATTGCCGACGCGCAGCGGCGCTGAAAAGGAGGCCTCGGTCTTCGCCCGGCAGATGATCGGGACCGTCGTACGCACGCCCAGGACGCCGTTTGCCTGTTCCCCTGACGCGGGTTCCATGACCAAGACGGCTGTGAGCATGACTATGCCGCTCAGAACCCGATGGATGCTTCGAGGGGCAGAAGGAGCTGCACCTGCCGACTGCATCACTTTTGCCCCCTGTTGTCCTTTGCCGGATTAGAGGATGTCATGGCCCCCGTGGCAAAGCAATGAGGTTCGCCTCTTCGAGGTTCCAATTACATGAAGTTAACGTGGAGTGCTTCTTTGTTGCAAAATTTGCAATCGCCCAG includes:
- a CDS encoding Crp/Fnr family transcriptional regulator; this translates as MAATASTNLQPFLERLSLRSVLTDQERRAILGLPGRARQVRANHDFVALGERVDHVSLIVAGLVGRFEQNGEGARQITAIHVPGDMADLHSVVQPRATSALQALSVATILQIPHAALRSATARYPAIAEILWRDCMADAAILSQWIVNVGRRDAKARIAHLLCELAFRLGAPVGHGSFSFPFQVTQMQLADATGLTSVHVNRVLKSLREGGLAEVGRLEVTVRDWDRLRAAGEFNPNYLQADIKPHERLRIVQSSHAVT
- a CDS encoding alkylphosphonate utilization protein, which codes for MTPTNDDYVYDEASGEWISAGEAAAKAQHADRVEVRDSAGNLLANGDSVITIKDLKVKGAGQTLRKGTVIKSIRLTGDAQEIDCRFEGIKGLVLRAEFVRRH
- a CDS encoding SulP family inorganic anion transporter gives rise to the protein MRADERLIAFTPKLVTVLHEGYSVDRLRRDSIAGLTVAIVALPLAMALAIASGASPDKGLVTAVIAGFLISALGGSRVQVGGPTGAFVVVIFSVIAQHGYDGLLLATLMAGVMLIIAGYAGLGSLVRFIPQPVVTGFTAGIAVIIASSQVKDFLGLSMESVPADFLPKWGAYFAARDSLQVLTVTMGAASLALIIALRKWAPRLPGFLIAVILAAAAVALLHLPVETIGSRFPDLSAGLPAPGLPDFSLAKVRAVLPSAFTIAFLAGIEALLSAVVADGMIGSRHRPNQELVGQGMANIASALFGGLPATGAIARTATNIKAGAITPVSGMMHALFLLLFILFASDLMAYVPLAALAAILFMVAWGMSEHHRFIQLLRMPNGDRALLLLTFGLTVLVDLTVAIGVGVTLASLLFMMRMSQAVEIANDSSEMATPSEDGEDIHQRDALPAGVEVFRIDGPLFFGVANELLDTLRRVGPPPKIIILRMRRVPLLDASGVATIEDIVRQAASAGTQIIVSGIQAQPLAMLERISLGPAGQHILFSDDFSDALRVATAIATAPSAAAERLN
- a CDS encoding helix-turn-helix domain-containing protein; its protein translation is MITSQQMRAARALLGIDQRQLAALAGVSLPTIQRMEASDGQVRSVVDTLVKVINAIESAGIEIIGENAQSSGAGRGVRLKETAAGGQTRHIPSVLFDQTAQDDAC
- a CDS encoding Rrf2 family transcriptional regulator, whose product is MKLTLFTDYSMRVLLYLAARPDHLCSIAEVAKAYRISQNHLMKVVNDLARAGYVESVRGRGGGIRLGKAPQEINIGTLVRHTEGGFDLVDCASCVIAPACSMTGVLKEALCAFLSVLDRYSLGDLMDKRRDIGLLLAGTASRAKTPDDAPA
- a CDS encoding group III truncated hemoglobin, whose translation is MDDASRIDEAGLKKLVHEFYARVREDAELGPIFNEAVRDWPDHLDKLTAFWSSVMLGSGRYKGQPVPAHLKHKDRITPALFDRWLGLWNETTGAVMEPGAAAALQAKAARIAESLQLAIYFRLEASERRPASRAGRLSGKEIEGSMRP
- a CDS encoding DUF1971 domain-containing protein, whose protein sequence is MSVSPYRSTPVFDEDTLPAALRARHDTKAGVWGVIRVIEGELELTFLDPPSTSLLTPGTPGLVRPQQPHFVTPIGAMKMQIDFYDRPPAD
- the hmpA gene encoding NO-inducible flavohemoprotein — translated: MTQPLSDQTIALVKATVPALEAHGLDIVHEMYARMFQNPEIRDLFNQSHHGDAGSQPRALTGAILAYASNIDNLAALAPAVERIAQKHVGLQIQPAHYPHVAEALLGAIKAVLGDAATEEILAAWGEAYWFLAHILIAREDRIYTDQKDTAGGWNGWRDFQVDEVIRESSVISSFILRPIDGRPVMAHRPGQYLTFWLEIPGHPPVKRNYSISSAPNGATYRISVKREPHGLASGWLHDEAKAGTVLKVAAPAGEFYLSAHVERPVVLLSGGVGLTPMVAMLEALVANGTDAPVHYIHGTHDKETHAMRDHVRALGAKGKAVYVTDFHQTPLAGEIEGQDYDAAGIITDEWLVANTPVAEADYYICGPRPFLRHAVSTLSLAGVPASRIHYEFFGPADELLAA
- a CDS encoding TetR/AcrR family transcriptional regulator — its product is MRQNRAGNQTRSTIVESAVAVIVDHGIAGMTLQEVARRAGVKYGNLTHHYPNRATLVAAVLDMLESRYLDRFRTFAASLSDNPGSPIEPLLDWLLDDAVAAQTAGLFLELWASSTRDPQIADRVTRLYDEAVEACILALGVSPDARAAGPLRNALYLLGTVVEGSSALFAAGTRNPAVYQAFRSDALLLLKPLLEHRLEEARSATSSSRGRTVRNRPQKIIPR
- a CDS encoding response regulator, with translation MEFETDMPRILLVDDERLLLMLLADILEDEGFDVDMASNGDEALERARLCRPALIITDFMMPVMTGLDLALSIRADGILQEIPIILVSGAQAAIGRGHPDLFQSVLDKPYHKDMLVNEVRRLLAQSSRG